The Aedes albopictus strain Foshan chromosome 2, AalbF5, whole genome shotgun sequence region GCAAAAATTGTAAGATTTGAGAATGCAATGATGTAAACTGTTGTATGCCAGTGGTATGAGCAAATCAATAAATACCTTTTGCTATCCAATCAATCAACTCGAGAATGACAGATCAGCTGGCTTCAGCAGGTAAAAACACCAACCACCCCGCAGGTGTAAAGCTGCTTACCCAAAGGTGATCCTCTCCACTTACTTCATCCACTACACACACCATCAATCGTTAACGTTACCCATGCAAACTAATGTGGTTACATGCTGCGATGATCGTAACGTGTGGCCTGAAGCTTTTCCGAGTGGTGAAATGATCGTTGAAAGCTTGCGAAAGGTGAACAAGTGAACCCAGCGAGCTTTGTTGAGCTTTTATCGCTTTTAAGATCTAAAAACGCTTTCGTACACGCTTCCTCGATTGAAGCGTTCGTGGTTGGTTAGATACAATAATCGTGTAAATTGCTTAAATTCTTGGGAAACGCAGTTCAACGTGTTGATAGGGCAGCCAGACAGGGTCAACAATCTCATcaacataaaaaaatcaaaaaacgtaACAACAACAACGAGCTTGTCCGTCCTCCAAACAAAATTCCTTGCGGTGCCAAACAGGAATCTTGGCCGGAGCCAAGGGAAAATTTATTGAATCTATCGGaatacagggtgttcaataagttcggatacaccatataacttcaattaatttcatatctgtaattcagattttcaaagtaaatgtatttattgaaaggtcatataacactgatcaaatatagcatatggttttgaataaagttgttttctacttttttttataagccttagatgtatctaaagtttgttagctccggcacgctgcaataattttcgataagttgctcaagctacagaagtctaaaacgttgacttttgagtttacatctcactatactatattaaaataactaaattaatagacaaaaccttcacactgctatttcagtgatgatatggtgataaatttgcaaatttagtcaaaatgtgcttaaatctatgaaaaaggcataaaaacattatataaagccaattttggttcaaatttgccacaatagggatataatcaagttttggaaaacataactatggattaaactgagatataacgcaaccttgctttttgacaaaacaaaaatcattaaaccaggtacagcggcaattttagcaattttaaagatcaaaataaaatgagtccgtatttcaccgaatctgaatcttatagattatttcgtatcgccatagttgctaccactaatgctcaggacaacaacctaatttgattcaacttaacaccattactcaataaaagctagacgaaataccaatgacagacgtgcgtgccggccaaaaGAAACTTGaggcacatttgcaattattacaaaaggataaaggacagtttatttcaacacatatactgtatttgatcagtattatgtgagctttcaattaatacattcactttgcaaaactgaattacagatgggaaataaattcaattttactgtgtatccgaacttattgaacaccgtgtataccTACCTAGTCAAAGCATCCGTGTGAAAACAAGCGAAGTTTGAACCACCACATATCCCAAAGATGACCACAATCAACGATCTTCCGAACGAGGTAAGTTGCATCTTTCCCGTTGTACCTATGCCTAGGTATCGTGTTATTGACCATTTCCCGTTTTCAGCTGCTCCTTGTGATTTTCCAACAGATTGAGGGTAAGAAGCACCTCGCCCTTACCTGCAAACTCTGGAATGAGTTGATTGTAAATTTTCTGAATCTGAATGTCAATCTCCTTAATGAGGACCGTGTCCGGAGTTTTTTAGACATGGTTTTTACCCGCAGCTACCAACGCCTCAGCATCGCCGGGATTATGCTGGTGGGGTCGGAGTTCAACTGGATGGGTAGTTCACGACAGCTGAAAAGTGCACCAGCTAAGCGGGTGCGTTTGGGAAGTGATCCGTACGTGTTGTTGCGCAAGTGTCTACAAGTGGTCCGCCAATATGAAGGCACCGTGCGGGATATGAGGTTGAACTTTGGGCCGGTTATGGACAAAAGTTTGCTGGCATTCTTGCCCCGGGGCGAGGAACCCAGTCCGTTGGAGTTTTTGATGATTGAGATTGATAGTTGGCACATAATGAAGAAGGAGGATTGGAACGTTGATCGAATGGAGTTTATTTCCGAAGAGGGATTGCAGGAAATTTCCGAGATGCCGAAGCTCAAAAGTTTAAGGTACGACGACAGTCGCCTCAAAATAGACCGAACTGCCCGACGGAAGTTCTTTGACGCAATCGCCCGGAACGCAAAAGCCATAACATCGATATCTCTGTCATCCTCTTATGCTTGTTATTCGGATTTCCGGATTGTTCGAAGTTTTTCGACGCAGTTACAGGAGTTGACCTTCACCGTTTGGCCCATATTTGTAAAAGATTTCTTCCAGCTTTCGTTTCCGGAAGTGAGAATCCTCAAACTAGACTTCGACTGCATCACAATACCAGATCCGGTCCTTTTATTCCAAAACCTCAAGTCACTCATCGATCTGACCGTTAGTAATACCAACAatgaggaattcttccggcagGGCGTGTATCGCCACGCTACAACCGTCGAGCGGTTGACCATCAGTGAAAACCGAGACATCACCATGGACGGGCTGCAGGATTTGATCAAATTGAAGGAATTGCAACTCGATTGCGAAAACACGTGGTTCGAATTTGACGAGCAAAGTGCGGTGCCTTGCTCTTCGTCGTTGGAGAAGCTGGTGATTGAACGGTGCACCAACGGCATTCCCTTCTACAGCGCTTTGGCGGAAAGTGCTCCTCACATTACGGAACTTCACATCACCGGAGATAATACGTTTAACCATGGGTGCCTTCGAGTAAGTATGTTATTTTATGAATTACGCATTAACTTACTAATTAAGACCCCAAATATGCGGGTTGTTACCAGTAGGGCTGTTCCATCTGCACGCAATCCAATGGTGTTTTACCCTATTAAAACCCTGAGGAAGAGTAAAAATACTGCTTGGAAAACCGACATTTGATCCAAGCCCCTGAGGGAGAAGTCTCATATATGGAAACACCGagcaatcttaaaaaaaaaatttctatctaagaaaccttgtgaacccggtgtttgctactttcagtaaacatgaaatggcaaactcgcctgtcatgcctcgagtctgtgtgcttgtcaacaacgcaatagttgctacactcatctctgaactaaccaccagagatgtatgtgctatcacaattgatgtatctgttggaaacctcaacaggaaatacgtctattggttggtttatttaccgcatgacgaattatcccctacggatgctttcaaacacgtcatcgcatactgtacttcaaaaagcctaattgttggcagtgatgctaatactccccatatcatctggggcagctcagacattaacttgagaggctccagcttgatggaatacttagtacagatcttgcattacttaacattggcaaccgcccaaccttcatggtatctgctagagaggaattgTTGAAcatcgctttgctctagtagaattagtcacgtgctgaccaattggcatgtgtcagatgaagaatctttatctgaccattgcTATATGCAttgaaatgttacttcgcaaactttgcgttttaggaacccccggtcaaccaactgcgatctctttaccgattttaTTGCAgcgaaatttcatggatactcaccatccattgacactccaagtgatttagatgatgccgttgatactacaacgaccttcatcatggaagcttttgaagaagcatgccctctacagtctgtgaagatcacaagaggaaccccttggtggaactctgatctggcgaagctcaggaaacaatgtagaaagagttggaacagacgacgttcagctggttcggaggcttccaTGTCGGCTCGCAAagtctacaggaaagctctccggtctgctgaacgattcggctggaaaaacctttgtacaattttttccagtttgagtaaagtcagtcggttgaataaaatccttgcgaaatcttaggatttccgagtgaacgaacttcgtttgcctagtggcgatctgacttcctctgatgaggaagttctggaatgcttattcggcACACACTTCTctagatgtgtggatattacatcttcggatgaacctgatgtcttttcttgtagttacgattccctggcttcggctcggagtattgtaactatagaatcgattgagtgggcactaaactgttttgctcctttcaaatctcatcGGGcacatgggatttatcctattttgcttcagaagggatttgattatttcaaacatgttttgaaaaaatacttgtttgcagttttgctacagggtatattcctaaatcttggcgggatattactgtgaaatttattccgaaagtggatcgtgcgtcgtatcaagaagcaaagagtttcagacctatcagtttgacctcttttcttctgaaatgcttagaacgcactgtcgatcatcacatccgtgatgttcatctggccaacgtgcctcttcatgtgaaccaacatgcctatcaatctggtaagtccactgtgactcttttacacaaggttgtttacaatatcgagaaagcattcgctcaaaagcaaagttgtttgggtgttttcttagatatcgagggtaccTTTGACAacatgcctttcgatgccatattggaagccgcacggagtcatggtatatctccaatgatttccaattggattcatcaaatgctcaaaaaccaatatctcttctcgacattgcgtctagcagagattaggaaattgagtgtttgtaggggaagtcttgtcaccgcttttgtggaatctcgtagcagatacgctattgaggcaacttttcgacctgatacaaagcgcccttcaggtggttgagggttggtgtcgccaatatggcctttcggttaatccgagtaaaacctTCTAGgttttgttctttttacggaaaggcgaaaccgtaatggcgttcgacctttgtgtctctttgattctgaaatcgatgtgactgaacaggtaaagtacgttgaagTCATTTTTGagtccaagctttcctggacacctcacattgagttcagaatcaagaaagcttgtataggcttcgggcaatgccggcgaacctttggtacaacttggggtctaaaactcaagtatatcaaatggatttacacaactgttgttcggccaatatgggcttatggatgtcttgtgtggtggcaaaatggcgaaatgagaacgatccaatgaAAGTTAGGccttctccaaaggatgtgcttaatggcgatgtctggagcgttctcttcaactcacacggcagcgctcgaagttctctttgacgttgctccactacacattcatctcaaacaagaagcactttcttgcacttaccgtctacagatactcggtctactagaagaaactcctgtgaaccgcacatcaacacacacctcgttgtttcgttgttttggtgaattgggacaaagttgtccttgctccaagtgatcttacaattgcttgtaattttccatataggacattttccacgaaattcccttccagggaagagtggacatctgattGTCTGGagtgaagtatttcagacggcatcgtatgttacactgatggctcccttctcaaaggtcgaacaggtgctggtgtttattctcgtgagctaaggctgtatctgtcttactcacttggtagacactgcaccgtttttcaggccgaaatctttgctcttatgtgtgaagtgcaatcagcacttcagcagcacgtaatgggcaaagtaatatacttctgttcagatagccaggctgctattaaagcacttgcttcggtcaaCTCTACGTCAAAGTTCGTTAGGGCTTGTCGaattcaaatcgaggagctgaattcagcaaatgctgttcaccttttatgggtacctggccattcttccatcgctggcaatgaaatggctgatgagttagctcgcactggagcatcatatGACTTCATTGGCTTTGAGCCAGCACAaacatcttagtcccactaaggcgacgtgagacatcgtagaggagacgaatgtcgccggtgtttgcggctttctcgccttcgtcggctagggagtccgctcacGCTCTTTTGTTCAGTCTACATGGGTGTATCACTTTCTTCTCGAgatccgaatagcgctgacgggttacggctttagctcctcgtattttcgctcgctctatcgcggctttggaaTTCCTTTGCTCCTCGAtcatcctccaggtatcatctgtgatccactgctttttccGGGTGCGTagttcacccaaattattctcgccggtggcgatgaagttTTTCTTAATGGCACTccgttgatcttctacgcttccaccttatggaatatctgcagcacggttctctagcttctcgacgaaggaccttttcaccgcagcgtctcctcctgtcgctggatcctggcaatgcgcagtcggatctcgctgaTCAGGAGaaaatggtcggacgcaatgtcggcgcttcgtttgttccgcacatcaagaaggctccgtctccagtTTTGggatgatgcagatgtggtcgatttgactttccgtgacgccatcacgggaaatccatgtcactttgtgcattggtcgatgaggaaagagcgatcccccaatcgccatgtcattgttgccacaaaactctgcaaatatCTCTCCGATCAAGTAAAATGTCTCGACTTCGAGTATGCCAAAatggcgaatccttgtcgttttgacaggtctgctgatcgattggaactatggaaaTGACGGAAAATCGGCTGTTTCAACTGTTCCGACTGTTCAGTTGGCTGTAAAGTTCTCTTTGTCAGCAtcagttggcgcgtaacattggatcatagaAAGGTTTCGAAAccttgttctgaatctggctacaattattctctcattagtaggttcccacttcatgaccgCATCATCGtgagcgtgagcgctgagcagcaaACCAACTCCACAGTGGCGAGGTGCTTGTTTACcttgtaggccagagtatagcagaatttgacccaacGCCAATctatgttctccaaagttcggccaacggatttcgctcagtcctaggatctcaagtttCATATGACATgcatcattggctagttgtgccagtctaCCCGGCTGGGCTAGGCTTAATACATCCCaaattccaattcttgtccgccgTTTCGCGATAAAAGTCGTTGCCACTGAATCAGTTTgttatctttcattttcggtttctgtaacggattTTTGGTTTttgggaacagtaggttgttgacctaaggtcccctatctaccgtggtggggcgagcttccggtggaggagcatttcatactcatccgctggatgccagaacagacgctgtttgagccgcacctccttggtgaacagacactcggatcgtacctcctcaatctagttgaagtcagaaggacaacagtgcccaggctgcactaccagctaagcacacaacgcttagctggcggtctttgttatcgcttcacccgtggaagcatgaggtaggaacttctgAGGACTAAAGCCGTGTTGGACACTCTCTTTATCGACTTACCGTTTTGCAGGTCTACCGTTTAAAATGCCGCCTAGAAAATGCAATCCCAGATCATCCTTCggcatctgtcacctaaaacgaatgaattcgtgAAAAGTTGTCAAGCCGGCTTCTTCGCGGCCGGTCTAGGAGCCATAGGATGCGTTGATCTAAAAGAATTAGTAAAACATTCTCAGTATTATGAAGTGTGTTATACCGGGGATCACCGTACATGGTAGTGATATCGTTATTTCTGCGATTGATTAATAAGATTTGTTCAAGTTCGATTTCGTTTTCCAGGTCTGGTCGCAGTTGagaccaaattaaaaaaaatagaacattATTTCGCGATAGTTGTCCTTTAAACATATTTCTTTTTGGGATATTTTTGAATTACCGTGAATTTTCTTTGTTTATTCTGAGTGACCATCCTGTAAGCGCTGATTCTTATCGTTCCAGGTCATGTGCACCACAATGACGAACATACGCCGACTGAAGCTGACTCTAATACCATTTGCGGAAGACCCGGTTACCGATATGAGCTTGTGTTACATCGGAAACCTCCGCAAACTGGAATACCTCTCTTTGGAATCCTACGATGATGAAGATGCCATCCAGATTACTGGTTCTGGT contains the following coding sequences:
- the LOC109417969 gene encoding uncharacterized protein LOC109417969, with protein sequence MTTINDLPNELLLVIFQQIEGKKHLALTCKLWNELIVNFLNLNVNLLNEDRVRSFLDMVFTRSYQRLSIAGIMLVGSEFNWMGSSRQLKSAPAKRVRLGSDPYVLLRKCLQVVRQYEGTVRDMRLNFGPVMDKSLLAFLPRGEEPSPLEFLMIEIDSWHIMKKEDWNVDRMEFISEEGLQEISEMPKLKSLRYDDSRLKIDRTARRKFFDAIARNAKAITSISLSSSYACYSDFRIVRSFSTQLQELTFTVWPIFVKDFFQLSFPEVRILKLDFDCITIPDPVLLFQNLKSLIDLTVSNTNNEEFFRQGVYRHATTVERLTISENRDITMDGLQDLIKLKELQLDCENTWFEFDEQSAVPCSSSLEKLVIERCTNGIPFYSALAESAPHITELHITGDNTFNHGCLRVMCTTMTNIRRLKLTLIPFAEDPVTDMSLCYIGNLRKLEYLSLESYDDEDAIQITGSGWVSLLWASDIQLSGFDEIELPNMLDLVLNPNLRNLTLEHCGRDKTDRIMEIVRKLKQLITDSRPLPHIAVTSLW